The following are from one region of the Scyliorhinus canicula chromosome 26, sScyCan1.1, whole genome shotgun sequence genome:
- the ddx56 gene encoding probable ATP-dependent RNA helicase DDX56, translating into MAAEKLGFHEMGLEERLLEAIADLNWAEPTLIQEKAIPLALEGKDLLARARTGSGKTAAYAIPIIERLLNTKKSVCEQAVRALVLVPTKELGQQVQHMIRQLTSCCVRDVRVADVSGQADVSAQRPILMEKPDIVIGTPSRILLHLEQHTLDLCTSLEMLVIDEADLLFSFGFENDLKNLLGHLPKIYQAFLMSATFNEDVQALKELVLHNPVILKLQESQLPDSSQLTQYQIKCEEDEKFLLIYTLLKLSLVRGKTIIFVNSIYRCYRLKLFLEQFSILACVLNSELPVYSRCHIIGQFNQGFYDYIIATDEHVLTDVTSAEGGKNKKKHTKGAKVKDREYGVSRGVDFQNVSNVINFDFPLTVDSYIHRVGRTARADNRGTALTFVSHTELTLLQLVEEGLTGENLDCALKPYQFRIEEIEGFRYRCKDAMRSVTKQSIKEARLKEIKQELLNSEKLKTYFEDNPRDLDLLRHDKPLHPAIVKPHMKNVPDYLIPQTLRGIANPLISKRKRWRRKIQERNAQKKMKRNKRQNPLKHFTYKGKKSKSAS; encoded by the exons atggcggcggagaAGCTGGGCTTCCACGAGATGGGACTGGAGGAGAGACTCTTGGAg GCCATTGCGGATCTCAATTGGGCTGAACCGACCTTGATTCAGGAAAAAGCCATTCCTTTGGCGTTGGAGGGAAAGGATCTCCTGGCCAGAGCACGTACAGGCTCGGGAAAAACTGCGGCATATGCTATCCCCATCATTGAGCGTCTTCTTAATACTAAAAAG TCAGTCTGTGAGCAGGCAGTGCGAGCCCTCGTGCTGGTTCCCACCAAGGAGCTCGGCCAGCAAGTACAGCACATGATCCGACAGCTTACCTCATGTTGTGTGCGGGATGTTCGAGTGGCTGATGTCTCGGGACAAGCGGATGTGTCTGCACAGAG GCCCATACTGATGGAGAAGCCTGACATTGTAATCGGGACACCCTCCCGTATTCTGCTGCATTTGGAACAGCACACCCTGGATCTGTGCACATCACTGGAAATGCTCGTGATTGATGAGGCTGACCTGCTCTTCTCttttgggtttgaaaatgacctGAAGAACTTGCTCGG GCATCTTCCGAAGATTTATCAAGCATTCTTGATGTCCGCCACGTTTAACGAGGATGTTCAGGCACTGAAGGAACTGGTTCTTCACAATCCG GTGATTCTGAAGTTGCAAGAATCTCAGCTTCCAGACAGCTCCCAACTGACCCAGTACCAAATTAAATGTGAGGAAGACGAGAAGTTCCTGCTGATTTACACATTACTTAAACTCTCCCTTGTCCGTGGCAAGACCATCATTTTTGTGAATTCCATCTATAGGTGCTACCGACTGAAACTATTCCTGGAGCAGTTCAGCATTTTGGCATGTGTCCTAAACTCTGAACTACCAGTGTATTCCAG GTGCCATATCATTGGTCAGTTCAATCAGGGTTTCTATGATTACATCATTGCCACAGATGAACATGTTCTGACGGATGTGACCAGTGCAGAGGGgggaaagaacaaaaagaaacacACTAAAGGAGCAAA agtgAAGGACCGTGAATATGGGGTCTCCCGGGGTGTAGATTTTCAGAATGTGTCGAATGTCATTAACTTTGACTTCCCACTGACAGTGGATTCATACATACATCGCGTTGGCAG GACAGCTCGTGCAGATAATCGGGGTACGGCTTTAACGTTCGTGTCTCATACGGAGTTGACGCTACTCCAGCTTGTAGAGGAAGGACTAACAGGAG AAAATTTGGACTGTGCTTTGAAACCCTACCAGTTTCGCATTGAGGAGATTGAGGGCTTCCGCTATCGCTGTAAG GATGCCATGCGTTCAGTTACAAAGCAATCCATTAAAGAGGCTCGGCTGAAAGAAATCAAACAGGAACTGCTCAACTCAGAGAAACTGAAG ACCTATTTTGAGGACAATCCGAGAGACCTTGATTTGTTGCGACACGATAAACCTCTGCACCCGGCTATTGTGAAGCCGCACATGAAGAACGTACCGGATTACCTGA